The segment CCGCGAAGCGAGTTGTGCAGCAAGGTCTTTCGCCAGAAACCCAACCTGAACCCCATTGAGGGTTTCGACCCGAATCGCGTTACGATCGTAGCGGTTCGCTGGATCGCGTCGCAACAGCAGCCGGTCGTTTGCCTGGATACTCCTGACAACCTGCTGGCGCCCCTCGAACGTGACGCCAACCACGTGAACATCATATGTGTCCACGCCTGTCGATTGCTGCTTAGCCAGCCTCTGATGTCTCTGAAAGAACGACTCGCCACCGTCCATGATCCGTTACAGCTTCCGCAGACCGTGTTGATAGAGTATCGACATACTAGCACATTTGTCGGGTCGCTTCCCGCTGCCTCGCTTACCCGTAACTGCTGCAAGGCAACGTTATGATCTGTGCCTAGTCCTCGAACCCGTAGTGCTTGAACTTCAGCGTGCGGCTATTTTCACTCACTGTGCGAATCGTCCCGTCGTCGAGGCCGGTCGGGCGATCGGCGCTGAT is part of the Phycisphaeraceae bacterium genome and harbors:
- a CDS encoding HIRAN domain-containing protein, which translates into the protein MVGVTFEGRQQVVRSIQANDRLLLRRDPANRYDRNAIRVETLNGVQVGFLAKDLAAQLASRFDQLGAPVNAIVIAHLGGDNPDYSHGLKIRFQLPAQSNTAAKAMPNLEDEL